The Deltaproteobacteria bacterium genome segment AGCTCGCCCACCTGTCCGGCAGCACCCGAGGCCTGGGTGACCGATTCTGGGATATCCTTGGGGCCGTTGAAGACGCCGGCCACGTAGATTCCCGGGAGATTGGTAATCAGGGGATTGATTTCCTTACGGGCTGCAAAGCCGAAGGCGTCCAGATCCAGGCCCAGTTTCCGGGCCAGCGAAAGGCCTTCCTGGTGGGGTTCAAGACCTACGGACAAAACAACCAGATCAAAGACCTCAACCTGAAGGTGATCGGCCTCATCGAAATATTGTACTTCGAGCTGCTTAGTCAGGGGCTGTTCGATCACCCGGGAAATCATGGATCGTACGTAGCGCACCCCGTGTTCGGATTTGGCCCGTTCATAATATTGATCAAAGCCCTTACCCTGGGCCCGGAGGTCGATAAAAAATATAGTGGGCTCTATATCCGGGAAATGCTCCTTGGCGATGATGGCCTGTTTGGTGGCCTGCATACAGCAGACGGAAGAGCAGTAATCGTTGCCCAGGCAGGCGTCCCGGGAACCGACACACTGAATCCAGGCGATTTTTTGGGGTTCCTTCCCGTCCGAAAGGCGTTTGACATGCCCTCCAAAAGGGCCGGCTGCGGCCAGAATACGTTCGAACTGGATGGAGGTGACGACATCCTCGTAGCGTCCAAAACCCAGCTCCGGTTTGCGCTCGGCATCAAAGGGGGTGAAGCCCGGAGACAAAAGTACCGCGCCCACTTCAAGATTGATCTCTTTGGGCTCCTGGTTAAAATCGATGGCCTTGTTCTCGCAAAACTTTTCACAGGCCCGGCACTTGCCCTTCTGGAAGTAGATACAGTTCTCCCGGTCGATGGTAAAGACCAGGGGAATGGCTTGAGGGTAGTCGAGGAAGATGGCCTTTCGCTGTCCCAGGTTTTCGTTAAAAGGGTCGCTGACCTTTTTGGGACACTTCTCCGCGCAGACCCCACAACCGACACACTTCTCTTCGTCCACATAACGGGGGTGTTTCAGGATCCGGGCGGTAAACCGACCCGGTTGTCCGTTAAGATCAATCAACTCGGCCAGGGTGATGACCTGGATGGCCGGATGGCCGGCCACCTCGACCAGCCGTGGAGAGATCATGCAGGTGGAACAATCGTTGGTCGGGAAGGTCTTATCCAGGCGAGCCATGATTCCGCCTATGGACGGATTGCGGTCGAGGAGGTAGACGAAGAAACCGGCTCCGGCCAGGTCCAGGGCCGATTGCATTCCGGCGATTCCCCCACCGACGACTAAAACAGACCCCAGGGGGTTTTGGGGGGTATTTATTTGTTTCATAATAACTCCAACTGATTAAGCAAGGGGCTGGGATCAACGAAATGTCGGGAGAGCCACTTGGAAACATCCGGATGGCCAAGGGCCAATCCCATCAGTTCCGTAAAGTAGAACACCGGAATCTGGTACTTCTGGCCACGGGCCTGGCTGATCTTTTCCTGATACATATCCAGATTGGCCTGGCACATCTGACAGGAAACGACAAAACAATCGGCGCCCTGGGCTACAGCCCGGTCAAAGAGACGACCGACCAGTTCATAAACCACATCCTGCCGGGCAACGGCATGAGAGGCACCGCAGCAATCGGTCTTGAAGGGCCAATCTACGGCCGTGGCGCCGCAGGCTTCTACCAACCGGTCCATATCCATCGGGTTTTCGCAGTCGGTCCTACCGATAATCTGTGGAGGCCGGTTCCCCTGACATCCGTAATAGCAGAGGGCTTTCAAGCCCCTTAAAGGTTTATTGATCATATCCACAAAACGATCCAGGACTTCGGACGAGGAAAAAAATTCCAGAATGTCCCGAACCTGGATGCTGCCGGAGAAGTTATACTCGGACACCGTTCCTTGACGGAGGGCCTTTTCGGCTGTTTTCAGACGGTTGAAACACAGGGAGCAGGGTACGATCAAGTCCCGGCCGGCAGCTTCGGCCCGGACCACATTTCTGGCCGATAGCACCAGGGAAAGTTCCGGGCTCAAACTGTGGGCCGAGGTGGAACCGCAGCAGTTCCAGTCCTCCACTTCAGACAGCTCGATACCGAGCATCCCGGTCAAAGCCTGGATTGAGGCGTTGTAGTCGCTGGCAGTCGATTCGAGCGAGCACCCCGGGTAGTACGAAACTTTTATGGCTGCGGCCTGATTCATTGCCAATGCCTCTGGAACATTTTCTGGACCTTGTTAAGGCCTTTGATGCGGGTAGGGGTGAGTTTGAGCCGCCCTTTTTTAAACATTTTAAGGCCTAACAGGGCATTGTCCATCACCTTCCGGGGCTGCCACATCTGTCCTGAGCGGATCATATAACCCCGCATCAATCCCCCTTCGAAAACCCGGCCATGGGCTTTGACGCTTTTAAGAAACTCCCGGTGAAAAAGTTCGACGTTTTTCTCGGCCGCCTGGCCCGCACCGGTACTGACTTTCCCCTTCAGGTAGTCCATCAGTTTCGGGATATCGATCTCATTAGGGCAGCGGGTTACACAGGTGTGGCAGGAGGAGCAAAGCCAAATCGTTTTGGAATCGATCAGCCGCTCCTTAAGGCCCAGGTTGACGAATCGAACCACTT includes the following:
- a CDS encoding CoB--CoM heterodisulfide reductase iron-sulfur subunit A family protein, whose amino-acid sequence is MKQINTPQNPLGSVLVVGGGIAGMQSALDLAGAGFFVYLLDRNPSIGGIMARLDKTFPTNDCSTCMISPRLVEVAGHPAIQVITLAELIDLNGQPGRFTARILKHPRYVDEEKCVGCGVCAEKCPKKVSDPFNENLGQRKAIFLDYPQAIPLVFTIDRENCIYFQKGKCRACEKFCENKAIDFNQEPKEINLEVGAVLLSPGFTPFDAERKPELGFGRYEDVVTSIQFERILAAAGPFGGHVKRLSDGKEPQKIAWIQCVGSRDACLGNDYCSSVCCMQATKQAIIAKEHFPDIEPTIFFIDLRAQGKGFDQYYERAKSEHGVRYVRSMISRVIEQPLTKQLEVQYFDEADHLQVEVFDLVVLSVGLEPHQEGLSLARKLGLDLDAFGFAARKEINPLITNLPGIYVAGVFNGPKDIPESVTQASGAAGQVGEL
- a CDS encoding CoB--CoM heterodisulfide reductase iron-sulfur subunit B family protein, with translation MKVSYYPGCSLESTASDYNASIQALTGMLGIELSEVEDWNCCGSTSAHSLSPELSLVLSARNVVRAEAAGRDLIVPCSLCFNRLKTAEKALRQGTVSEYNFSGSIQVRDILEFFSSSEVLDRFVDMINKPLRGLKALCYYGCQGNRPPQIIGRTDCENPMDMDRLVEACGATAVDWPFKTDCCGASHAVARQDVVYELVGRLFDRAVAQGADCFVVSCQMCQANLDMYQEKISQARGQKYQIPVFYFTELMGLALGHPDVSKWLSRHFVDPSPLLNQLELL
- a CDS encoding 4Fe-4S dicluster domain-containing protein; protein product: METSEPVIKEIDLSFLNEVENESQIKVSACFQCRKCSNGCPMTFAMDYHPYQVVRFVNLGLKERLIDSKTIWLCSSCHTCVTRCPNEIDIPKLMDYLKGKVSTGAGQAAEKNVELFHREFLKSVKAHGRVFEGGLMRGYMIRSGQMWQPRKVMDNALLGLKMFKKGRLKLTPTRIKGLNKVQKMFQRHWQ